Proteins from a single region of Flavobacterium sp. YJ01:
- a CDS encoding formylglycine-generating enzyme family protein: MKAQETGMVFIKEGSFVPLYGAVSKKPVEVKSFYIDIYPVTNREFLDFVKKNPSYQKSKIKGIFADKSYLSYWKNDSDFGNAKPNSPATSVSWFAAKKYCECEGKRLVTMDEWEYVAMADTKKIDARTKKEFNEYILSWYEKSRTYENEIGKTFKNYWGVYDMHGLVWEWTSDFNSIFLSGESRKDKSSDKNLFCGSGSINASDLMDYAAFMRYAFRGSLKAQYSTRNLGFRCASTIKPKI, from the coding sequence ATGAAGGCACAGGAAACAGGAATGGTTTTCATAAAAGAGGGATCTTTTGTCCCTCTTTATGGAGCCGTTTCTAAAAAACCTGTCGAAGTAAAATCGTTTTATATTGACATTTACCCTGTTACAAACCGTGAATTTTTAGATTTCGTCAAAAAGAATCCTTCATATCAAAAATCAAAAATTAAAGGAATTTTTGCCGATAAAAGTTACCTCTCTTATTGGAAAAATGATTCTGATTTTGGAAATGCAAAACCTAATTCTCCTGCAACAAGTGTTTCGTGGTTTGCTGCTAAAAAATACTGCGAATGTGAGGGAAAACGCTTGGTTACAATGGATGAATGGGAATATGTAGCAATGGCAGATACCAAAAAAATTGACGCCAGAACCAAAAAAGAATTCAACGAATATATTTTGTCTTGGTATGAGAAATCTAGAACGTATGAAAATGAAATCGGAAAAACGTTTAAAAATTATTGGGGCGTTTACGATATGCACGGTTTAGTTTGGGAATGGACTTCTGATTTTAACAGCATTTTTTTATCTGGGGAATCTCGAAAAGACAAAAGCAGCGACAAAAATCTCTTCTGCGGAAGCGGTTCTATAAACGCATCCGATTTAATGGATTATGCCGCTTTTATGCGATACGCTTTTAGAGGAAGTTTGAAAGCTCAATATTCTACAAGAAATCTTGGCTTTAGATGCGCAAGTACAATAAAACCTAAAATCTAA
- a CDS encoding FMN-binding glutamate synthase family protein — protein MRKKFFIYGFLLFIIVVAIYYYTGRGYLLVFAIPILLIVGAYNASQKKHAILRNFPVLGYFRYLFEMIAPEIQQYFIERSTDGKPFSRNQRSLVYQRAKNIDSSTPFGTQLNLNTENYEGIKHSIFPAKVNEELPRVLIGGKDCKQPYSASLFNVSAMSFGSLSENAVRAINIGAKKGNFYQNTGEGGLTEFHLAGGGDITWQIGTGYFGCRDAEGNFSPENFAQKANLPNVKMIEIKLSQGAKPGHGGVLPAAKNTEQIAKIRGVQPHTMILSPPGHHAFSDAKGLIHFIKQLRDLSNGKPIGFKLCIGNTAEFEAICQEMITEDIYPDFITIDGAEGGTGAAPLEFADGVGMPFEPALIFVNKTLVRLGIRDKMRIIGSGKIISGYSILHAIALGADMCNSARGFMFSLGCIQALRCHNNECPTGVATQNKMLMKGLVVTDKSDRVYHFHKNTLHSANELLAAAGKSSFADVDINIFMRGDEFSDLSEQYFPDNLKNVTQFS, from the coding sequence ATGAGAAAAAAATTCTTTATTTACGGATTCTTATTGTTTATAATTGTTGTTGCAATTTATTATTATACAGGGCGAGGTTACTTACTCGTTTTTGCTATTCCTATTTTGTTGATTGTTGGAGCTTATAATGCTTCACAAAAGAAACATGCTATTTTACGAAACTTCCCGGTTTTGGGTTATTTCAGATATTTATTTGAAATGATTGCACCTGAAATTCAGCAATATTTTATTGAAAGATCTACAGACGGAAAACCTTTTTCTAGAAATCAGCGTTCTTTAGTGTATCAAAGAGCAAAAAATATTGATTCGAGCACACCTTTCGGAACACAATTAAACTTAAATACAGAGAATTACGAAGGAATAAAACATTCTATTTTTCCAGCAAAAGTTAACGAAGAATTGCCTCGCGTTTTAATTGGCGGAAAAGATTGCAAACAGCCTTATTCTGCTTCTTTATTTAATGTTTCGGCGATGAGTTTTGGTTCTTTGAGCGAAAATGCTGTTCGCGCGATTAATATTGGTGCTAAAAAAGGAAATTTCTACCAAAATACTGGTGAAGGTGGATTGACCGAATTTCACCTTGCGGGCGGCGGAGATATTACTTGGCAAATTGGAACAGGATATTTTGGCTGCCGCGATGCAGAAGGAAATTTCAGTCCAGAAAATTTTGCTCAAAAAGCTAATCTTCCGAATGTAAAAATGATTGAAATTAAGCTTTCACAAGGCGCAAAACCAGGACATGGAGGTGTGCTTCCAGCTGCGAAAAACACGGAACAAATCGCTAAAATTAGAGGCGTTCAACCGCATACAATGATTCTTTCTCCTCCAGGTCATCATGCTTTTTCTGATGCTAAAGGATTAATTCATTTCATAAAACAATTACGTGATCTTTCTAACGGAAAACCAATCGGATTTAAATTATGTATTGGAAATACTGCCGAATTTGAAGCCATCTGTCAAGAAATGATTACTGAGGATATTTATCCGGATTTTATTACCATTGACGGCGCGGAAGGCGGAACTGGAGCTGCGCCACTAGAATTTGCTGATGGTGTCGGAATGCCATTTGAACCAGCATTAATTTTCGTAAACAAAACTTTGGTTCGTTTAGGCATACGTGATAAAATGCGCATTATCGGAAGTGGAAAAATCATTTCTGGCTATTCTATCTTACATGCAATCGCATTAGGCGCCGATATGTGCAACAGCGCAAGAGGATTTATGTTTTCTTTAGGTTGCATTCAAGCTTTACGTTGTCATAATAACGAATGTCCAACTGGAGTCGCGACTCAAAATAAAATGCTGATGAAAGGTTTGGTTGTTACAGACAAATCAGATCGTGTGTATCATTTTCATAAAAATACGCTTCACTCAGCAAATGAACTTTTGGCTGCAGCTGGAAAAAGCAGTTTTGCAGATGTTGACATTAATATTTTCATGCGCGGTGATGAATTTTCTGATTTATCTGAACAGTATTTTCCAGACAATCTTAAAAACGTTACGCAATTCTCATAA
- a CDS encoding Rrf2 family transcriptional regulator yields MFSKACEYGIRASIFIATKSSKGIRVGIKDVAKEIDSPEPFTAKIMQILTKNGIIHSAKGVGGGFEVSNEAVKSIKLIQIVDAIDGNKIYSGCGIGLKECSEQHPCPVHHEFKKIRELLLEMLTKTTLEQLASDVKSGDFFLKTLNIND; encoded by the coding sequence ATGTTTTCAAAAGCGTGTGAGTACGGAATTAGAGCTTCAATATTTATTGCAACCAAATCTTCTAAAGGGATTAGAGTTGGAATAAAAGATGTTGCCAAAGAAATAGATTCTCCCGAACCTTTTACAGCCAAAATTATGCAGATTTTGACTAAAAATGGAATCATACATTCAGCTAAAGGAGTTGGCGGTGGTTTTGAAGTTTCAAACGAAGCAGTAAAATCAATAAAACTGATTCAGATTGTAGATGCGATAGATGGAAACAAAATTTACAGCGGATGCGGAATCGGATTAAAAGAATGTTCTGAACAGCATCCTTGCCCTGTTCATCATGAATTTAAAAAAATTAGAGAATTGCTTTTGGAAATGCTTACTAAAACCACTTTAGAACAATTGGCTTCAGATGTAAAATCAGGTGATTTCTTCTTAAAAACATTAAATATAAACGATTAA
- the azu gene encoding azurin codes for MNTKTKISVLILMGFLAVTSCGKKETAPADQTETTEYSTEGEAAPVTSTEENVLVIEGNDQMQFNASELRAVAGKPIKLTLKHVGKIPKEAMGHNLVILQEGTDQADFALKANDAKATDYIPASEKASIIAHTKLLGGGEEDTIEFTIDKKGSYPFICSFPGHVAMMKGTLIVE; via the coding sequence ATGAATACAAAAACCAAAATTTCAGTACTAATCCTGATGGGATTTTTAGCAGTTACTTCGTGCGGTAAAAAAGAAACAGCTCCTGCAGATCAAACAGAAACTACTGAATATTCTACTGAAGGAGAAGCGGCACCAGTAACATCAACTGAAGAAAATGTATTAGTTATTGAAGGGAATGACCAAATGCAGTTCAATGCAAGTGAATTAAGAGCTGTCGCTGGAAAACCAATCAAATTGACTTTGAAACACGTAGGTAAAATTCCGAAAGAAGCAATGGGACATAATTTAGTGATTTTGCAAGAAGGAACAGATCAAGCAGATTTTGCATTAAAAGCTAATGATGCAAAAGCAACCGATTACATTCCAGCATCTGAAAAAGCTTCAATCATTGCTCACACTAAATTATTAGGCGGAGGAGAAGAAGATACAATAGAATTTACAATTGATAAAAAAGGATCTTATCCGTTTATTTGTTCTTTCCCTGGCCACGTGGCTATGATGAAAGGTACTTTAATTGTTGAGTAA
- the ric gene encoding iron-sulfur cluster repair di-iron protein, with product MENLKNKTIGSFVAEDFRTAAVFSKYKIDFCCKGNRTVNEVCEKQNIDADALVENVLQVMQSENGGSIDFNSWPLDLLADYIEKTHHRYVEEKTNVLLPFLDKLCKVHGANHPELFRINELFIGCAGELSQHMKKEELILFPFVKRMVKTKESDGILHQPSFGTVSNPIAMMMNEHDNEGERFREISELTNNYTPPVDACTTYRVTFAMLKEFEEDLHKHIHLENNILFPKAVVLEKDFVEVE from the coding sequence ATGGAAAATTTAAAAAACAAAACAATAGGATCGTTCGTAGCTGAGGATTTTAGAACAGCTGCAGTTTTTTCAAAATACAAAATTGATTTTTGCTGCAAAGGAAACCGAACGGTAAATGAAGTTTGCGAAAAACAAAATATTGATGCCGATGCTTTAGTAGAAAATGTACTTCAAGTTATGCAATCTGAAAATGGCGGAAGTATTGATTTCAATTCATGGCCATTGGATTTATTAGCAGATTATATTGAGAAAACACACCATCGTTATGTGGAAGAAAAAACAAATGTATTGCTTCCGTTTTTAGATAAATTGTGTAAAGTGCATGGAGCCAATCATCCAGAATTGTTTAGAATAAATGAATTGTTTATTGGCTGTGCAGGCGAATTATCACAACATATGAAAAAAGAAGAATTGATTTTGTTTCCATTTGTAAAACGAATGGTGAAAACGAAAGAATCTGATGGAATTTTGCATCAGCCTTCTTTCGGAACCGTTTCAAATCCGATTGCAATGATGATGAATGAACACGATAACGAAGGTGAACGTTTTAGAGAAATTTCGGAACTAACCAATAATTATACTCCGCCGGTAGATGCTTGTACAACTTACAGAGTAACTTTTGCAATGTTGAAAGAGTTTGAAGAAGATTTGCATAAACATATTCATCTAGAAAATAATATCTTATTTCCAAAAGCAGTTGTTTTAGAAAAAGACTTTGTTGAAGTAGAATAA
- a CDS encoding SCO family protein: MKKTAIAFLLLFAFYSCKEADKKEVKAESKKEISDLSIYNLPSKWTNQNGKDIELKSLRGNVLVMVMIYTSCKAACPRLVADMRDIESKLAKQTKQHVKLILVSIDPNTDTPERLKSFAIENKMNQDPWIFLRSSEENTREFAAVLAVNYKKISPIDFSHSNIISVFNPEGELVFQQEGLGVNNEKTIEAINQEAGKI; encoded by the coding sequence ATGAAAAAAACAGCAATTGCTTTTCTTCTTCTATTCGCGTTTTACAGTTGCAAAGAAGCTGACAAAAAAGAAGTCAAAGCAGAATCAAAAAAAGAAATTAGTGATTTATCGATTTATAATCTTCCTTCGAAATGGACAAATCAAAACGGAAAAGATATAGAACTAAAAAGTCTTAGAGGAAATGTTTTAGTAATGGTAATGATTTACACAAGCTGTAAAGCTGCCTGCCCGAGATTAGTTGCCGATATGCGCGATATTGAATCAAAACTAGCAAAACAAACAAAACAGCATGTAAAATTGATTTTGGTAAGTATAGATCCAAATACAGATACTCCTGAAAGATTAAAATCATTTGCTATTGAAAACAAAATGAATCAAGATCCTTGGATTTTCCTTCGTTCTTCTGAAGAAAATACAAGAGAATTTGCTGCAGTTTTGGCGGTGAATTATAAAAAGATTTCTCCAATAGATTTTTCGCATTCAAATATTATTAGTGTTTTTAATCCCGAAGGAGAATTGGTTTTTCAACAGGAAGGTTTGGGCGTAAATAATGAAAAAACAATTGAAGCAATAAATCAGGAAGCAGGAAAAATATAG
- the nirK gene encoding copper-containing nitrite reductase, with amino-acid sequence MKRNYKIWIKMNVLLCSLFMLLLLASCKNDEAKNYSDIKTEGEMEAELTSPPHVPKPVGSRNAMKLKLNMEIKEQEGIMTDGVKYTYWTFGGSVPGSFIRTRVGDEVEFHLKNHPDNKLPHNIDLHAVTGPGGGATSSLVAPGHEKVFSFKVLNPGLYVYHCATAPVGMHIANGMYGLILVEPEGGLPPVDKEYYVMQGDFYTQGEYGAKGLQPFDMNKAVKETPDYVVFNGKVGSLTNGNELTAKVGETVRLFVGNGGPNLVSSFHVIGEIFDNVHVEGGSTINKNVQTTLIPAGGAAIVDFKVETPGTFILVDHSIFRAFNKGALGMLKVEGKENKNIYSGTIQEGIYLPEGGTIQKMPGSNAVKTEIPKRTAAEKVKIGKEIFGTTCFACHQSEGQGIPNTFPPLAKSDYLNADSKRAIKTILHGLTGEITVNGKKYNNIMPSQNLSDDEIANVLTYIYSSWGNNKTEVTPEMVKALR; translated from the coding sequence ATGAAAAGGAATTACAAAATTTGGATTAAGATGAACGTGTTGCTTTGTTCACTTTTCATGCTTCTCTTATTGGCAAGCTGTAAGAATGACGAAGCTAAAAATTATTCAGATATTAAGACTGAAGGCGAAATGGAAGCCGAGCTTACTTCGCCTCCTCATGTTCCTAAACCTGTTGGCAGCAGAAATGCCATGAAATTAAAACTAAACATGGAAATTAAAGAACAAGAAGGCATAATGACCGATGGAGTAAAATATACGTATTGGACATTTGGAGGTTCTGTTCCGGGAAGTTTTATTAGAACTCGTGTTGGTGACGAAGTTGAATTTCACTTAAAAAATCATCCCGATAACAAACTTCCGCATAACATTGATTTACATGCTGTAACTGGCCCAGGTGGTGGAGCAACTTCTTCTCTTGTTGCTCCTGGACACGAAAAAGTTTTCAGCTTTAAAGTTTTAAATCCAGGATTGTACGTATATCATTGTGCAACTGCTCCAGTCGGAATGCACATTGCAAACGGAATGTACGGTTTGATTTTGGTCGAACCAGAAGGCGGACTTCCTCCTGTTGACAAAGAATATTACGTTATGCAAGGCGATTTTTACACTCAAGGTGAATATGGAGCAAAAGGTCTTCAGCCATTTGACATGAATAAAGCGGTAAAAGAAACTCCTGATTATGTTGTGTTTAATGGAAAGGTTGGATCTCTTACAAATGGTAATGAGTTAACAGCAAAAGTAGGCGAAACGGTTCGTTTGTTTGTTGGAAACGGAGGACCAAACTTGGTCTCTTCTTTCCACGTTATTGGAGAAATATTTGACAATGTACACGTTGAAGGAGGAAGTACAATTAATAAAAATGTTCAGACAACTTTAATTCCTGCTGGTGGCGCTGCAATTGTAGATTTTAAAGTAGAAACTCCCGGAACTTTCATTTTAGTTGATCACTCTATTTTTAGAGCTTTTAATAAAGGTGCTTTGGGAATGTTAAAAGTAGAAGGAAAAGAAAATAAAAACATTTATTCTGGAACAATTCAAGAAGGTATTTATTTGCCTGAAGGCGGAACGATTCAGAAAATGCCAGGAAGTAATGCCGTTAAAACTGAAATCCCTAAACGTACTGCTGCCGAAAAAGTAAAAATCGGAAAAGAAATCTTCGGAACGACTTGTTTTGCGTGCCATCAATCTGAAGGGCAAGGAATTCCGAACACTTTCCCTCCTTTGGCAAAATCAGATTATTTGAATGCCGATTCTAAACGCGCGATTAAAACAATTTTACACGGTTTAACTGGAGAAATCACTGTTAACGGAAAAAAATACAATAACATAATGCCATCGCAAAACTTATCTGATGACGAAATCGCAAATGTGTTAACCTACATTTACAGCAGTTGGGGCAACAACAAAACAGAAGTTACGCCAGAAATGGTGAAAGCGCTAAGATAA
- a CDS encoding NYN domain-containing protein, which yields MPLSNSKDLKLAVLIDADNVPYSNVKGMMEEIAKLGTPTTKRIYADWTKPNANGWKGVLLEHAITPIQQYSYTVGKNSSDSALIIDAMDLLYSGKLDGFCIVSSDSDFTRLAIRLRESGMKVIGIGEKKTPNSFIVACDRFIYIEVLDGATQKKKPKAAAADTKKPVEKPAEKALHKVDKQTIELIEATIEDIEDDDGWAFLGDVGNLIVKKKPEFDPRNYGYSKLTPMLKSLTDILEIDERESDKKGIKHVYVRLRFN from the coding sequence ATGCCTTTAAGCAATTCAAAAGATTTAAAACTGGCAGTTCTCATTGATGCAGACAATGTGCCTTACAGCAATGTAAAAGGTATGATGGAAGAAATTGCAAAACTCGGAACGCCAACTACGAAAAGGATTTATGCCGACTGGACAAAACCAAATGCAAATGGCTGGAAAGGTGTTTTATTAGAACATGCCATCACTCCCATTCAACAATATAGTTATACAGTTGGAAAAAATTCTTCGGATTCTGCTCTTATTATTGACGCAATGGATTTATTGTATTCTGGAAAATTAGACGGATTTTGTATTGTGTCCAGCGATAGCGATTTTACGCGTCTTGCAATAAGACTTCGAGAATCTGGAATGAAAGTAATCGGAATCGGAGAAAAGAAAACGCCAAATTCGTTTATTGTTGCCTGCGACCGATTTATTTATATTGAAGTTTTGGATGGAGCAACTCAAAAGAAAAAGCCAAAAGCAGCTGCTGCTGACACCAAAAAACCAGTTGAAAAACCAGCTGAAAAAGCGCTTCATAAAGTTGACAAACAAACTATCGAATTAATCGAAGCTACAATTGAAGATATTGAAGATGACGATGGCTGGGCATTTCTGGGAGATGTCGGCAATTTGATTGTAAAGAAAAAACCCGAATTTGATCCTCGAAATTATGGCTATTCTAAACTTACCCCAATGCTGAAATCGTTAACTGATATTTTAGAGATTGATGAAAGAGAATCAGACAAAAAAGGAATCAAACACGTTTATGTACGTCTAAGATTCAACTAA